A genomic segment from Nicotiana tabacum cultivar K326 chromosome 7, ASM71507v2, whole genome shotgun sequence encodes:
- the LOC107812651 gene encoding E3 ubiquitin-protein ligase PUB23-like, which translates to MSTPLLLSAYNNNQENPNNLSMDFPQHFRCPISMELMKDPVTISTGVTYERKNVEKWFYTYKKKTCPATMQAIHSFDMTPNHTLKRLILAWQSGKSQSNSSSSFSIKHDELVSLLNTIESSPFKVSSLKKLKSIVEVGDHDVKDDFKTCGGVEVLVRIIQQILIEISDFVTFRACEEALSLLIKLPIVLEEEETIKILLQPGCMKSMAIMLQRGSAEARFCTVSIFQRITKADCNWNIVIEDQGIEFFKSLLEILSDELCSKASSCALQVLIDILEKSKKSRLKAIEAGAISTLVEILPDSNKSKCEKIMYLIKLLCECADGRMGFIEHGLGIAVISKKILNISNVATKIGAKILSLICNSNPTEKVLEDMLTYGAVKKLVTLLHIGGSSSTKDRVLKIFKLHGDKWKKNPCFPYELKNYLGLGSDSL; encoded by the coding sequence ATGTCTACCCCACTTCTCCTTTCAGCTTACAACAATAATCAAGAAAATCCAAATAATCTGTCTATGGATTTTCCTCAACACTTTAGATGTCCCATTTCCATGGAGCTAATGAAAGATCCTGTTACAATATCTACTGGTGTTACATATGAGAGAAAAAATGTAGAAAAATGGTTCTATACTTACAAGAAAAAAACTTGTCCTGCTACAATGCAAGCAATTCATAGCTTTGACATGACTCCAAATCACACCCTCAAGAGACTCATTCTTGCTTGGCAAAGTGGGAAATCTCAATCAAACTCATCCTCCTCATTTTCTATCAAGCACGATGAGCTCGTTTCGTTGCTCAATACGATTGAATCGAGCCCTTTTAAGGTAAGTTCTTTAAAGAAACTCAAGTCAATTGTTGAAGTAGGTGATCATGATGTGAAGGATGATTTCAAAACATGTGGTGGAGTTGAGGTTCTTGTTAGGATCATTCAACAAATTTTAATCGAAATCTCGGATTTCGTCACGTTTAGAGCTTGTGAAGAAGCTCTTAGTCTTTTGATCAAATTGCCAATTGTATtagaagaagaggagacaatCAAGATTTTGTTACAGCCAGGGTGCATGAAATCTATGGCTATAATGCTTCAAAGGGGAAGTGCAGAAGCAAGATTTTGCACCGTTTCGATATTCCAAAGGATCACAAAAGCTGATTGCAATTGGAATATTGTGATTGAAGATCAAGGGATTGAATTCTTCAAGTCATTGCTGGAGATTTTATCTGATGAACTTTGCAGTAAGGCAAGTTCTTGTGCATTACAAGTGTTGATAGATATACTCGAAAAATCGAAAAAATCAAGATTGAAAGCTATTGAGGCTGGTGCTATTAGCACACTAGTTGAAATTCTTCCTGATTCAAACAAATCAAAATGTGAGAAAATAATGTATTTGATCAAGTTATTGTGTGAATGTGCTGATGGAAGAATGGGATTCATAGAACATGGGCTAGGAATTGCAGTCATATCAAAGAAAATATTGAACATTTCAAATGTAGCCACAAAAATTGGGGCGAAAATTCTTTCATTGATTTGCAATTCTAACCCCACAGAGAAGGTTTTAGAGGACATGTTGACGTATGGAGCAGTGAAAAAGTTGGTTACTTTGTTACATATTGGTGGCTCTTCATCAACAAAAGATAGAGttctaaagattttcaagttgcATGGTGATAAATGGAAGAAAAATCCATGTTTTCCTTATGAGCTGAAGaattatttggggttgggaagTGATTCTTTGTAA